A stretch of the Tachyglossus aculeatus isolate mTacAcu1 chromosome 6, mTacAcu1.pri, whole genome shotgun sequence genome encodes the following:
- the TBC1D25 gene encoding TBC1 domain family member 25 translates to MATAGDEEREVVRVRVKKCDGIVQPEFRTFAVDPQITSLDVLQHILIRAFDLNGKKNFGISYQGRDKQGQEAHLPLMSDWDLSTAFASASKPYLQLKIEIKPLEDSPLLEDWDIISPKDVISTDLLLVEKRSLTAAALPFTQSIISQVGKTLSKVQQALSWSYGEDIKPFKPPLTDTEFHTYLNHEGQLTRPEELRLRIYHGGVEPSLRKVVWRYLLNVYPDGLTGQERMDYMKRKTREYDQLKGEWNQRASQEDLEFIRSNVLKDVLRTDRAHPYYAGSEDNPHLTALHDLLTTYAVTHPQISYCQGMSDIASPILAVMDNEGQAFICFCGIMKRLEGNFRMDGEMMSIKFSHLKLLLQYSDPEFYSYLLSTGADDLFFCYRWLLLELKREFAFEDALRMLEVTWSSLPPDPPEKEMELVGPPAQVGESGQPIRQRHMLRPTCDFDEEMGDRVLLPGQEEAEETEASEKVVGNGPLVKRSSFGEFNYYSATSEDRSEEEPILSFTTRILVHSNQPREGEDEDCGEGDPLIQLPGPVSLNMTKSFSAPSLRPPEAFPSPSQETPSLSPEPSPEPSAASGKDGSLSERGDSLENTPTPSSPSHSPFGPVSSPTPVSTPPLASVSLPPPQEFGKGNPFMLFLCLAILLEHRDHIMKNSMDYNELAMHFDRLVRKHNLSKILHRAKALFADYLQSEVWDSEEGDEAAADSPAAS, encoded by the exons AAATGTGATGGGATCGTTCAGCCAGAGTTCCGGACCTTTGCCGTCGACCCTCAGATCACTTCCCTGGACGTGTTGCAGCACATTTTGATTCGAGCCTTTGATTTGAATGG GAAGAAGAATTTCGGGATCAGTTACCAGGGCCGGGATAAGCAAGGACAGGAGGCTCACCTCCCACTGATGTCCGACTGGGATCTGAGCACCGCGTTTGCCAGCGCTTCCAAGCCATATCTACAGCTCAAAATAGAGATCAAGCCTTTAGAAGACA GTCCTCTTTTGGAGGATTGGGATATCATCAGTCCTAAAGATGTCATCAGCACAGATCTTCTGTTGGTGGAGAAACGGTCCCTGACAGCCGCTGCCTTGCCGTTTACCCAGTCCATCATCTCGCAG GTGGGCAAAACTCTCTCGAAGGTTCAGCAGGCACTGAGCTGGTCTTACGGAGAGGATATCAAGCCCTTCAAACCCCCGCTAACGGATACGGAATTTCATACTTACCTGAACCACGAGGGTCAGCTGACTCGTCCCGAAGAGCTCCGTCTGCGGATCTACCACGGGGGTGTCGAGCCTTCTCTGCGTAAG GTGGTTTGGCGTTACTTACTGAACGTTTACCCCGATGGCCTGACCggccaggagaggatggattaCATGAAGCGCAAGACTCGGGAGTACGACCAGCTGAAGGGTGAGTGGAATCAACGAgccagccaggaggacctggagtTCATCAGGAGCAACGTTCTCAAGGATGTCCTTCGCACCGACAGGGCCCACCCTTATTACGCGGGTTCCGAGGACAACCCCCACCTCACTGCCCTCCACGATCTGCTGACCACGTACGCCGTCACCCATCCCCAGATCTCGTACTGCCAAGGCATGAGCGACATCGCGTCCCCCATCCTGGCCGTGATGGATAACGAGGGCCAGGCCTTCATCTGCTTCTGCGGCATCATGAAGCGCCTCGAGGGAAACTTCCGCATGGATGGCGAGATGATGTCCATCAAATTCTCCCACCTGAAGCTTTTGCTTCAGTACTCCGACCCGGAGTTCTACAGCTACCTCCTTTCCACCGGGGCCGACGACCTCTTTTTTTGCTATCGGTGGCTCCTGCTGGAACTCAAGCGGGAGTTTGCCTTCGAGGATGCCTTGAGGATGCTGGAGGTCACCTGGAGCTCTCTCCCACCGGATCCACCGGAGAAGGAAATGGAGCTAGTGGGGCCGCCTGCCCAAGTGGGCGAGAGCGGGCAGCCCATCCGCCAGAGGCACATGCTGAGACCCACGTGTGACTTTGAcgaggagatgggggacagagTCCTGCTCCCGGGccaagaggaagcagaggaaactgaggcgagcGAAAAGGTCGTTGGGAACGGTCCCTTAGTGAAGCGGTCCAGTTTTGGAGAATTTAACTATTACAGTGCCACGAGTGAGGATCGCTCTGAAGAGGAGCCAATCTTGAGTTTCACTACCAGGATTCTGGTACATTCCAACCAgcccagggaaggggaggatgaagaTTGCGGGGAGGGAGATCCTCTAATCCAACTCCCCGGCCCAGTTTCCCTCAACATGACGAAGAGCTTTTCAGCTCCTTCTCTGAGGCCTCCTGAAGCTTTTCCTTCTCCCAGTCAGGAGACGCCTTCCCTGTCCCCGGAGCCGTCCCCGGAGCCGTCCGCAGCCAGCGGGAAGGATGGATCTCTCTCGGAGAGGGGCGATTCATTGGAGAacactccaactccctcctctccgTCTCACAGCCCCTTTGGTCCAGTTTCGTCTCCTACTCCGGTTTCCACCCCTCCACTTGCCTCCGTtagcctgccccctccccaggagtTCGGCAAAGGCAACCCGTTcatgctcttcctctgcctggccaTCCTGCTGGAGCACAGAGACCACATCATGAAGAACAGCATGGACTACAATGAGCTGGCCATGCACTTTGACAGACTGGTGCGGAAACACAACCTCAGTAAGATCCTCCACCGGGCCAAGGCCCTGTTCGCGGATTACCTGCAGTCTGAGGTCTGGGACTCCGAGGAAGGCGACGAAGCCGCCGCAGACTCTCCGGCCGCTTCCTGA